Proteins from a single region of Chromobacterium sp. ATCC 53434:
- a CDS encoding SMR family transporter, producing the protein MKLIEFGLILFGVLLNAAAQLCLKAGVRQIGHFDFSAANALPIGWSLATNLPIIGGLSCYAVSVVVWIMALSRVEVSVAYPMLSIGYVVNAALAYWMFGEAITAQKLIGIAVIIVGVVLVARS; encoded by the coding sequence ATGAAACTGATTGAATTTGGATTGATACTGTTCGGCGTGCTGCTGAACGCCGCCGCCCAGCTGTGCCTGAAGGCCGGCGTGCGCCAGATCGGCCACTTCGACTTTTCCGCCGCCAACGCGCTGCCGATAGGCTGGTCGCTGGCCACCAACCTGCCCATCATCGGCGGCCTGTCCTGCTACGCGGTCAGCGTCGTGGTGTGGATCATGGCGCTGTCGCGGGTCGAGGTCAGCGTCGCCTACCCTATGCTGTCGATAGGTTATGTGGTCAACGCGGCACTGGCCTACTGGATGTTCGGCGAAGCCATCACCGCGCAGAAGCTGATCGGCATCGCCGTCATCATCGTCGGCGTGGTGCTGGTCGCCCGCAGCTGA
- a CDS encoding glycosyltransferase family 39 protein, with product MQNTKATVVPRALGIALWLLFALIWFGSLGYRGLIHADEGRYATISLFMLHSGDWITPRLNGLLYFEKPILQYWAGAASFAVFGVNEFAARFWPGLTGFLSVVAVSLTARRLWGVDAGRHAALAAGGMVWIVSNSHFLSLDMGVSFFLTVALCGFLLAQREEAGREETRRAMWLTWAAMAGATLSKGLIGLLIPGATLVLYSLVNWQWAFWKRMHWLSGLALFFALTAPWFVLVSERNQDFAHFFFIREHFERFLTTEHKRTGAPWYFVPYLILGLLPWTTLLPRIVNGAWSDRAAGLRVGRMLLIWCVFIFAFFSKSSSKLPSYILPMFPALALLLAHSLSRMAPNELKKHIVAPALLWLALLAAWPFAGRFASADSPPDVIIPFARFIAAGAAVFLIGAVSAWRALGRGRMLAAVAALSFASLAAVTLAACGHDSYGRLKGSREIVAQIRPYLAADTPVYSVRYYDQTFPYYVGRPVTLVDFVDEFEFGEGQEPQRWMPRIEQFSSAWRAAPKAVAMLTDDTYSLLQRQGLPMKVIYRDPRRMVVAKP from the coding sequence ATGCAAAACACCAAGGCCACCGTCGTGCCGCGCGCGCTGGGGATCGCGCTGTGGCTGCTGTTCGCGCTGATCTGGTTCGGCAGCCTGGGCTACCGCGGCCTGATCCATGCCGACGAGGGCCGTTACGCGACGATCTCGCTGTTCATGCTGCACAGCGGCGACTGGATCACGCCCCGCTTGAACGGCCTGCTGTATTTCGAGAAGCCGATACTGCAATACTGGGCCGGCGCGGCGAGCTTCGCCGTCTTCGGCGTCAACGAATTCGCCGCCCGCTTCTGGCCGGGCCTGACCGGTTTCCTCAGCGTGGTCGCGGTGTCGCTGACCGCCCGCCGGCTGTGGGGCGTCGACGCGGGCCGCCACGCGGCGCTGGCCGCCGGCGGCATGGTGTGGATCGTCTCCAACAGCCATTTCCTGTCGCTGGACATGGGCGTCAGCTTCTTCCTGACCGTCGCGCTGTGCGGCTTCCTGCTGGCGCAGCGCGAGGAGGCCGGCCGCGAGGAAACGCGCCGGGCGATGTGGCTGACCTGGGCCGCGATGGCCGGCGCCACGCTGAGCAAGGGCTTGATCGGCCTGTTGATTCCCGGCGCCACGCTGGTGCTGTACAGCCTGGTCAACTGGCAGTGGGCGTTCTGGAAGCGAATGCACTGGCTCAGCGGCCTCGCGCTGTTCTTCGCGCTCACCGCGCCTTGGTTCGTGCTGGTTTCCGAACGCAATCAGGACTTCGCCCACTTCTTCTTCATCCGCGAGCACTTCGAGCGCTTCCTGACCACCGAGCACAAGCGCACCGGCGCGCCGTGGTATTTCGTGCCCTATCTGATCCTGGGCCTGCTGCCATGGACCACGCTGCTGCCGCGCATCGTCAACGGCGCCTGGAGCGACCGCGCCGCCGGCCTGCGCGTCGGCCGGATGCTGCTGATCTGGTGCGTGTTCATCTTCGCCTTCTTCAGCAAGTCCAGCTCCAAGCTGCCGTCCTACATCCTGCCGATGTTCCCGGCGCTGGCGCTGCTGCTGGCGCACAGCCTGTCGCGGATGGCGCCGAATGAACTCAAGAAACACATCGTCGCGCCGGCGCTGCTGTGGCTGGCGCTGCTGGCCGCCTGGCCGTTCGCCGGCCGCTTCGCCAGCGCCGATTCGCCGCCGGACGTGATCATTCCGTTCGCCCGCTTCATCGCCGCCGGCGCGGCGGTGTTCCTGATCGGCGCCGTCTCAGCCTGGCGCGCGCTGGGGCGCGGCCGGATGCTGGCGGCGGTGGCCGCGCTGTCCTTCGCCAGCCTGGCCGCGGTGACGCTGGCCGCCTGCGGCCACGACAGCTACGGCCGCCTGAAGGGCAGCCGGGAGATCGTCGCGCAGATTCGCCCCTATCTGGCGGCGGACACGCCGGTCTATTCGGTGCGCTACTACGACCAGACCTTCCCTTACTACGTCGGCCGGCCGGTGACGCTGGTGGATTTCGTCGACGAGTTCGAGTTCGGCGAGGGGCAGGAGCCGCAGCGCTGGATGCCGCGTATCGAACAATTCTCCTCCGCCTGGCGCGCCGCGCCGAAGGCGGTGGCGATGCTGACCGACGACACTTACTCGCTGTTGCAGCGGCAAGGCCTGCCGATGAAGGTGATCTACCGGGACCCGCGGCGCATGGTGGTGGCGAAGCCCTAG
- the hemF gene encoding oxygen-dependent coproporphyrinogen oxidase — MSHPHSDAVKAFLLDLQDRICAALAHSDGHGRFVEDAWSREAGGGGRSRVMTGGAVFEQAGVNFSHVHGDALPASATAHRPELAGRRFEAMGVSLVIHPSNPHVPTSHANVRFFIAEKDGEAPVWWFGGGFDLTPFYPVAEDVVHWHTVARDLCAPFGAEVYPRYKKWCDEYFHLKHRGEARGVGGLFFDDLNEWGFDDSFAFMRAVGDGYLDAYLPIVAKRRAAAWGDRERQFQLYRRGRYVEFNLVWDRGTLFGLQSGGRTESILMSMPPLVRWEYGYQPEPDSPEARLYTDFLPPRDWV; from the coding sequence ATGAGCCACCCGCACAGCGATGCCGTAAAAGCCTTTCTGCTGGACCTGCAAGACCGCATCTGCGCCGCCCTGGCGCATAGCGACGGCCACGGCCGCTTCGTCGAGGACGCCTGGAGCCGCGAAGCCGGCGGCGGCGGCCGCAGCCGGGTGATGACCGGCGGCGCGGTATTCGAGCAGGCCGGCGTCAATTTCTCCCACGTCCACGGCGACGCGCTGCCAGCCTCGGCCACCGCGCACCGGCCGGAACTGGCCGGCCGCCGCTTCGAGGCGATGGGCGTGTCGCTGGTGATACACCCGTCCAATCCGCACGTGCCGACCAGCCACGCCAATGTGCGCTTCTTCATCGCGGAAAAGGACGGCGAGGCGCCGGTCTGGTGGTTCGGCGGCGGTTTTGACCTGACGCCGTTCTACCCGGTGGCCGAAGACGTCGTGCACTGGCACACGGTGGCGCGCGATCTGTGCGCGCCGTTCGGCGCCGAGGTCTACCCCCGCTACAAGAAGTGGTGCGACGAATACTTCCACCTGAAACACAGGGGCGAGGCGCGCGGCGTCGGCGGCCTGTTCTTCGACGATCTGAACGAATGGGGCTTCGACGACAGCTTCGCCTTCATGCGGGCCGTCGGCGACGGCTATCTCGACGCCTATCTGCCCATCGTCGCCAAACGCCGGGCCGCCGCCTGGGGCGATCGCGAGCGCCAGTTCCAGTTGTACCGCCGCGGCCGCTATGTCGAGTTCAACCTGGTCTGGGACCGCGGCACGCTGTTCGGCCTGCAGTCCGGCGGCCGCACCGAATCGATACTGATGTCGATGCCGCCGCTGGTGCGCTGGGAGTACGGCTACCAGCCGGAACCGGACAGCCCGGAAGCCCGGCTGTACACCGACTTCCTGCCGCCGCGCGACTGGGTGTGA
- a CDS encoding outer membrane protein, with protein MKKIIIASVLSLTALSAHAAEQGAYLFGNLGYNFSKLKKMDTQGVEGLSSSNSAAGASWELGGGYRFNDHFALEASYADFGKAKSSVAARADGVSGQLDTSLSASALRFAAVGILPVTNELDLFGKFTLNQMYFKGTINAGVNVPTLGIDAAGSSSEKQSRLRPGIGLGAAYKINKQLSVRGEYEYVSLPNWKLPDGSNLMQSGMHVVKAGLNYSF; from the coding sequence ATGAAAAAAATCATCATCGCATCCGTGTTGAGCCTGACGGCCCTTTCCGCCCACGCCGCAGAACAGGGCGCCTATCTGTTCGGCAATCTGGGCTACAACTTCAGCAAGCTGAAAAAAATGGACACTCAGGGCGTTGAAGGCCTGAGTTCCAGCAACTCGGCCGCCGGCGCCAGCTGGGAACTAGGCGGCGGCTACCGCTTCAACGACCACTTTGCGCTGGAAGCGTCGTATGCCGACTTCGGCAAGGCCAAGAGCTCGGTAGCGGCGCGCGCCGACGGCGTCAGCGGCCAGCTCGACACCTCGCTGAGCGCCTCCGCGCTGCGCTTCGCCGCTGTCGGCATCCTGCCCGTCACCAACGAACTGGACCTGTTCGGCAAATTCACGCTGAATCAGATGTATTTCAAAGGCACGATCAACGCCGGCGTCAATGTGCCGACGCTGGGCATCGACGCCGCCGGCTCCAGCAGCGAGAAGCAGAGCCGCCTGCGTCCCGGCATCGGCCTGGGCGCCGCCTACAAGATCAACAAGCAGCTGTCGGTGCGCGGCGAATACGAATATGTGTCGCTGCCGAACTGGAAGCTGCCGGACGGCTCCAACCTGATGCAGAGCGGCATGCACGTGGTCAAGGCTGGTCTGAACTACAGCTTCTAA
- a CDS encoding carboxylesterase: protein MVSSRPAALLVHGLGGTAYDLGALGRTLEDADIVTHSPVLPGHGGSPEDLLGVGWEDWVESIRSEYRALKARHKVVHLAGVCLGGLVALEVARRENHQDRLALYAPPMFLDGWSLPKLTWLRHAVYHVPGLAKKMRVPEVSPFGIKNARIRKAIQQRFERGDRFHYAYIPLMCIREVDRLRRQLMSRLAEITCPTLIVHADEDDITSPRSAHHLVQHLGGPVDFMPLSNSYHMVMVDNERGEVLQRSLKFFNSAPRPQRVEQACGWTAFAAA from the coding sequence ATGGTTTCCTCACGACCGGCGGCGCTGCTGGTACACGGCCTTGGCGGCACCGCCTATGATCTGGGCGCGCTGGGCCGCACGCTGGAAGACGCCGACATCGTTACCCACTCCCCTGTGCTGCCCGGTCACGGCGGCTCGCCGGAAGACCTGCTCGGCGTAGGCTGGGAGGACTGGGTGGAAAGCATTCGCAGCGAATACCGCGCGCTGAAGGCCAGGCACAAGGTCGTCCATCTGGCCGGCGTCTGCCTGGGCGGACTAGTGGCCTTGGAAGTCGCCCGCCGCGAGAACCATCAGGACAGGTTGGCGCTGTACGCGCCGCCGATGTTCCTTGATGGCTGGAGCCTGCCCAAGCTGACCTGGCTGCGCCACGCCGTCTATCACGTCCCCGGCCTGGCCAAGAAAATGCGCGTGCCGGAAGTCTCGCCGTTCGGCATCAAGAACGCCCGCATCCGCAAGGCCATCCAGCAGCGCTTCGAGCGCGGCGACCGCTTCCATTACGCCTACATCCCGCTGATGTGCATACGCGAGGTGGACCGGCTGCGCCGCCAGCTGATGTCGCGGCTGGCCGAAATCACCTGTCCGACGCTGATCGTCCACGCCGACGAGGACGACATCACCAGCCCGCGCTCCGCCCACCATCTGGTGCAGCATCTGGGCGGTCCGGTGGACTTCATGCCGCTGTCCAACAGCTACCACATGGTGATGGTGGACAACGAACGCGGCGAGGTGCTGCAACGCAGCCTGAAATTCTTCAACAGCGCGCCGCGCCCGCAGCGCGTCGAGCAGGCTTGCGGCTGGACCGCCTTCGCCGCCGCCTGA
- a CDS encoding ATP-binding protein: MPSKKLRGWFKPSLGTLFARYFLATMLVELLIIIGFGFLVTKLYENSDKAGKVQFMNGTVTLIREQLERQPPQRWNAELAAIASRFSYPIRLAERLPDEQQAVALPLLRQGKPYLDIDNQLLYVSMPADKRLLVLGPLDMQSSDSNWISEDIEVLLIWMLLSGATFGTLLYFSLQPLWKDLLEVRRTAEVFAEGDFGARARSAKSRLFAPLPLAFNSMASRLERQLETRQALSHAIAHEIRTPIARLRFGLTMLEEEEDPAEWQRYRDGMERDMQELEELISTSMEFAKLKRSEVPLHLETVDLFDWFDDLIDLVTPLKPADLTLSLDCPREDGAFDRKLMYIATRNLLLNAFKYAHGQVRMTVYHQGAQLIIEVDDDGCGIPAEDRDKVFEPFLRLDRSRDRATGGHGLGLSFVRLIAEHHNGQASAGPSDLGGTRFRMIIAQPAPETP; this comes from the coding sequence ATGCCGTCGAAAAAGCTGCGCGGCTGGTTCAAACCGTCGCTGGGCACGCTGTTCGCCCGCTACTTCCTCGCCACCATGCTGGTGGAATTGCTGATCATCATCGGCTTCGGCTTCCTGGTCACAAAGCTGTACGAGAACAGCGACAAGGCCGGCAAGGTGCAGTTCATGAACGGCACCGTCACGCTGATACGCGAGCAGCTGGAAAGACAGCCGCCGCAACGCTGGAACGCCGAGCTGGCCGCGATCGCCAGCCGCTTCAGCTACCCGATCAGGCTGGCCGAGCGGCTGCCCGACGAACAGCAGGCCGTCGCCCTCCCGCTGCTGCGCCAGGGCAAGCCGTATCTGGACATCGACAACCAGCTGCTCTACGTCTCGATGCCGGCGGACAAGCGCCTGCTGGTGCTGGGGCCGCTGGACATGCAGTCCAGCGACAGCAACTGGATCAGCGAGGACATCGAGGTGCTGCTGATCTGGATGCTGTTGTCCGGCGCCACCTTCGGCACCCTGCTCTATTTCAGCCTGCAGCCGTTGTGGAAAGACTTGCTGGAGGTGCGGCGCACCGCCGAAGTGTTCGCCGAAGGCGATTTCGGCGCCCGCGCCCGCTCGGCCAAGAGCCGGCTGTTCGCGCCGCTGCCACTGGCCTTCAACAGCATGGCGTCTCGATTGGAACGCCAGCTGGAAACGCGACAAGCGCTGTCCCACGCGATCGCCCACGAGATCCGCACGCCTATCGCCCGACTGCGCTTCGGCCTGACCATGCTGGAAGAGGAAGAGGATCCGGCCGAGTGGCAGCGTTACCGCGACGGCATGGAACGCGACATGCAGGAGCTGGAGGAATTGATCAGCACCAGCATGGAGTTCGCCAAGCTGAAACGCAGCGAAGTGCCGCTGCACCTGGAGACGGTGGACCTGTTCGACTGGTTCGACGATTTGATCGATCTGGTGACGCCGCTGAAGCCGGCCGATCTGACGCTGTCGCTGGACTGTCCACGCGAGGACGGCGCCTTCGACCGCAAGCTGATGTACATCGCCACCCGCAATCTGCTGCTGAACGCGTTCAAGTACGCGCACGGCCAGGTCAGGATGACGGTCTACCATCAGGGCGCGCAGCTGATCATCGAGGTCGACGACGACGGCTGCGGCATCCCGGCCGAAGACCGCGACAAGGTCTTCGAGCCCTTCCTCAGGCTGGACCGCAGCCGCGACCGCGCCACCGGCGGCCACGGCCTGGGCCTGTCCTTCGTGCGCTTGATCGCCGAACACCACAACGGCCAGGCCAGCGCCGGCCCCAGCGACCTGGGCGGCACGCGCTTCCGCATGATCATTGCTCAGCCGGCCCCGGAAACGCCATAA
- a CDS encoding winged helix-turn-helix domain-containing protein, whose product MAQHILIVEDDARLAELVAAYLTKHGYQVSLHGRGDTAPAAILEARPDLVVLDVMLPGKEGFDVCRDVRPHYGGRILMMTARDEDVDEILGLELGADDYLAKPVEPRRLLARIRALLRRSGGARADSQNPAADSDSITFGQFSISQGTREALLGDEQIELTTAEFDLLWLLATHAGQVLSRDDIMGELRGIGFDGLDRSIDARISRLRRKLGDNPDAPARIKTVRGKGYLFSRSDWE is encoded by the coding sequence ATGGCACAACATATCCTCATCGTCGAAGACGACGCCAGGCTGGCCGAGCTGGTCGCCGCCTACCTGACCAAGCACGGCTACCAGGTCAGCCTGCACGGCCGCGGCGACACCGCGCCGGCCGCCATCCTGGAGGCGCGCCCCGACCTGGTGGTGCTGGACGTGATGCTGCCGGGCAAGGAGGGCTTCGACGTCTGCCGCGACGTGCGGCCGCACTACGGCGGCCGCATCCTGATGATGACGGCCCGCGACGAGGACGTCGACGAGATCCTCGGCCTGGAGCTGGGCGCCGACGACTACCTGGCCAAGCCGGTGGAGCCCCGCCGGCTGCTGGCCCGCATCCGCGCGCTGCTCAGACGCAGCGGCGGCGCGCGCGCCGACAGCCAGAACCCCGCCGCCGACAGCGATAGCATCACTTTCGGCCAGTTCAGCATCAGCCAGGGCACGCGCGAGGCCCTGCTCGGCGACGAGCAGATCGAGCTGACCACCGCCGAGTTCGACCTGCTGTGGCTGCTGGCCACCCATGCCGGCCAGGTGCTGTCCCGCGACGACATCATGGGCGAGCTGCGCGGCATAGGCTTCGACGGCCTGGACCGCTCGATAGACGCCCGCATCTCGCGGCTGCGCCGCAAGCTGGGCGACAATCCGGACGCGCCGGCTCGGATCAAGACGGTGCGCGGCAAGGGCTATCTGTTCTCGCGCAGCGACTGGGAATAA
- a CDS encoding carbon starvation CstA family protein: protein MQQIKQCVVWLLVALAGATAFAMVALNRGETINAVWLVVAALSVYAIAYRFYSRFIADKVLELDARRLTPAEKFNDGLDYVPTNKWVVFGHHFAAIAGAGPLVGPVLAAQMGYLPGTLWILVGVMLAGAVQDFLTLFLSMRRDGKSLGEMIRQELGPVAGVIASVGVLMIMVILLAVLALVVVKALADSPWGTFTIACTIPIALFMGVYSRFIRPGKIGEVSVLGFILLMLAIVYGGDVAKSATLAPLFTLKGTTLAWTLIGYGFVASVLPVWLLLAPRDYLSTFLKIGTIVGLAIGILVVAPQLHMPALTRFVDGSGPVFAGNLFPFLFITIACGSVSGFHALVASGTTPKLIENESHARMVGYGAMLVESFVAIMALIAACVLDPGVYFAMNSPAALIGKTAADAAQAISSWGFIVTPETLTQLAADVGEHSVLSRAGGAPTLAVGMAHILSGVIGGKTMMAFWYHFAILFEALFILTTVDAGTRVLRFMIQDLLGIFIKPMADTESWAANFVATGLAVAAWGYFLYQGVVDPLGGINTLWPLFGIANQMLAGIALTLATVVLVKMQKTRYVWVTALPTVWLLLATLTAGWQKLFDASPKISFLTHAEKFSAAAANGQLLAPAKNMAQMQQIIFNDYVDATLAALFMAVVVAMLVSGIHVIRKSLAVKWVTAKEVPAVYRQGGANG, encoded by the coding sequence ATGCAACAGATCAAGCAGTGTGTCGTCTGGCTGCTGGTGGCGCTGGCGGGGGCGACCGCTTTCGCGATGGTGGCCTTGAACCGCGGCGAGACCATCAACGCGGTGTGGCTGGTGGTGGCGGCCTTGTCGGTGTACGCGATCGCCTACCGTTTCTACAGCCGCTTCATCGCCGACAAGGTGCTGGAGCTGGACGCGCGCCGGCTGACGCCGGCGGAGAAATTCAACGATGGGCTCGACTACGTGCCCACCAATAAATGGGTGGTGTTCGGCCATCACTTCGCCGCCATCGCCGGCGCCGGCCCGCTGGTCGGACCGGTGCTGGCCGCGCAGATGGGTTATCTGCCCGGCACGCTGTGGATCCTGGTCGGCGTGATGCTGGCCGGCGCGGTGCAGGATTTCCTGACGCTGTTCCTGTCGATGCGTCGCGACGGCAAGTCGCTCGGCGAGATGATACGGCAGGAGCTCGGGCCGGTGGCCGGCGTGATCGCCTCCGTCGGCGTGTTGATGATCATGGTGATCCTGCTGGCGGTGCTGGCGCTGGTGGTGGTCAAGGCGCTGGCCGACAGCCCGTGGGGCACCTTCACCATCGCCTGCACGATACCGATCGCCCTGTTCATGGGCGTGTACAGCCGCTTCATCCGGCCGGGCAAGATAGGCGAGGTGTCGGTGCTGGGCTTCATCCTCCTGATGCTGGCCATCGTCTATGGCGGCGACGTCGCCAAGAGCGCCACGCTGGCGCCGCTGTTCACGCTCAAGGGCACGACGCTGGCCTGGACGCTGATAGGCTACGGCTTCGTCGCCTCGGTGCTGCCGGTGTGGCTGCTGCTGGCGCCGCGCGACTATTTGTCCACTTTTCTGAAGATAGGCACCATCGTCGGCCTGGCCATCGGCATTCTGGTGGTGGCGCCGCAGCTGCACATGCCGGCGCTGACCCGCTTCGTCGACGGCAGCGGTCCGGTGTTCGCCGGCAATCTGTTCCCCTTCCTGTTCATCACCATCGCCTGCGGCTCGGTGTCGGGCTTCCACGCGCTGGTGGCCTCCGGCACCACGCCTAAGCTGATCGAGAACGAGAGCCACGCGCGGATGGTGGGCTACGGCGCGATGCTGGTGGAAAGCTTCGTCGCCATCATGGCGCTGATCGCCGCCTGCGTGCTCGATCCGGGCGTCTACTTCGCGATGAACAGCCCGGCGGCGCTGATAGGCAAGACCGCCGCCGACGCGGCCCAGGCGATTTCCAGCTGGGGCTTCATCGTGACGCCTGAGACGCTGACCCAACTGGCCGCCGATGTCGGCGAGCACAGCGTGTTGTCGCGCGCCGGCGGCGCGCCGACGCTGGCGGTCGGCATGGCGCACATCCTGTCCGGCGTCATCGGCGGCAAGACGATGATGGCGTTCTGGTACCACTTCGCCATTCTGTTCGAGGCCTTGTTCATCCTGACCACCGTCGACGCCGGCACCCGCGTGCTGCGCTTCATGATCCAGGACCTGCTGGGCATCTTCATCAAGCCGATGGCCGACACCGAGTCGTGGGCGGCCAACTTCGTCGCCACCGGCCTGGCCGTCGCCGCCTGGGGCTATTTCCTGTACCAGGGCGTGGTCGATCCGCTGGGCGGCATCAACACGCTGTGGCCGCTGTTCGGCATCGCCAACCAGATGCTGGCCGGCATCGCGCTGACGTTGGCCACCGTGGTGCTGGTGAAGATGCAGAAGACGCGCTATGTGTGGGTGACCGCGCTGCCGACCGTCTGGCTGCTGCTGGCGACGCTGACCGCCGGCTGGCAGAAGTTGTTCGATGCCAGCCCGAAGATCAGCTTCCTGACCCACGCCGAGAAGTTCTCGGCCGCCGCCGCCAACGGCCAGCTGCTGGCGCCGGCGAAGAATATGGCGCAAATGCAGCAGATCATCTTCAATGATTATGTGGACGCCACGCTGGCCGCGCTGTTCATGGCGGTGGTGGTGGCGATGCTGGTGTCCGGCATCCACGTGATCCGCAAGTCGCTGGCGGTGAAGTGGGTGACGGCGAAGGAAGTGCCGGCGGTATACCGGCAGGGAGGCGCCAATGGCTGA
- a CDS encoding YbdD/YjiX family protein: MAELWRAVVLTARLMVGQRDYDLYVGRRRRFDPEAQVMSREEFFRYCQEQRYGGKSVKKCPC; this comes from the coding sequence ATGGCTGAGCTGTGGAGGGCGGTGGTGCTGACCGCCCGCTTGATGGTGGGGCAGCGCGACTACGATCTGTATGTCGGCCGCCGCCGCCGTTTCGATCCGGAGGCGCAGGTGATGAGCCGCGAGGAATTCTTCCGCTATTGCCAGGAGCAGCGTTACGGCGGCAAGAGCGTCAAGAAGTGCCCGTGCTGA
- a CDS encoding cupin domain-containing protein: MKISPIKLPLALLAALLASPLSHAADGAGVQSQTLLKTERSWDGQRYKNYPAGQPELTLLRIVIPPHTSLPWHSHPSPNAAYVVKGTLTVQTRDGKQQRQLHAGDTLAEMVGTEHRGVSGDEAVELLVFYAGAKDLPLSNKAD, translated from the coding sequence ATGAAAATCAGTCCGATCAAGCTACCTCTCGCCTTGCTCGCCGCGCTGCTGGCCTCGCCATTGAGCCACGCCGCCGACGGCGCCGGGGTGCAAAGCCAGACCCTGCTCAAGACGGAACGCTCCTGGGATGGCCAGCGCTACAAGAACTACCCCGCCGGCCAACCCGAGCTGACCCTGCTTCGCATCGTCATTCCCCCGCATACCAGCCTGCCCTGGCACAGCCATCCGTCGCCGAACGCCGCTTACGTCGTCAAGGGAACGCTGACGGTTCAGACCCGCGACGGCAAACAGCAGCGCCAGCTGCACGCCGGCGATACCCTGGCGGAGATGGTGGGCACCGAGCACCGCGGCGTCAGCGGCGACGAGGCAGTGGAATTGCTGGTGTTCTACGCCGGCGCCAAGGACCTGCCGCTCAGCAACAAGGCGGACTGA
- a CDS encoding YeiH family protein — MTKYRNLIPGLALSLGLAGAGIWAAELPAMKSLGFSALTIAIIGGMLVGNTVYRFVAEPSHHGVTFAKQKLLRAGIILFGFKLTFQDIAAVGLSGVLIDALVLSSTFMLAFWLGRKKLGLDEQSVILIGAGSSICGAAAVLATEPVIKAHAEKVAVAVATVVVFGTAAMFLWPLMYDAVRHLGVSEFSYGLFAGSTIHEVAQAVAAGKSISDAAMNTAVITKMIRVMMLAPFLIGLSAWLANKHSGGHQQKQAISIPWFAVAFLAVAGFNSFGLLPQALLQQIIALDNLLLAAAMAALGVTTHVSAIRQAGAKPLLLASALFGWLIVGGGLINAGVLALLH; from the coding sequence ATGACTAAATATCGCAATCTGATTCCCGGCCTGGCGCTGTCGCTGGGCCTCGCCGGCGCCGGCATCTGGGCCGCCGAACTGCCGGCGATGAAAAGCCTGGGCTTCTCCGCGCTGACCATCGCCATCATCGGCGGCATGCTGGTCGGCAACACCGTCTACCGCTTCGTCGCCGAGCCCAGCCACCATGGCGTGACCTTCGCCAAGCAGAAGCTGCTGCGCGCCGGCATCATCCTGTTCGGCTTCAAGCTGACCTTCCAGGACATCGCCGCGGTGGGCCTCTCCGGCGTGCTGATCGACGCGCTGGTGCTGAGTTCCACCTTCATGCTGGCGTTCTGGCTGGGCCGCAAGAAGCTGGGCCTCGACGAGCAGAGCGTGATCCTGATCGGCGCCGGCAGCTCAATCTGCGGCGCGGCCGCGGTGCTGGCCACCGAACCGGTCATCAAGGCCCACGCGGAGAAAGTGGCCGTCGCGGTGGCCACCGTGGTGGTATTCGGCACCGCCGCGATGTTCCTGTGGCCGCTAATGTACGACGCGGTGCGCCACCTGGGCGTTTCCGAGTTCAGCTACGGCCTGTTCGCCGGCTCCACCATCCACGAGGTGGCGCAGGCGGTCGCGGCCGGCAAATCGATCAGCGACGCGGCGATGAACACCGCGGTGATCACCAAGATGATACGGGTGATGATGCTGGCCCCGTTCCTGATCGGCCTGTCCGCCTGGCTGGCGAACAAGCACAGCGGCGGCCATCAGCAAAAGCAGGCGATCTCCATCCCCTGGTTCGCCGTCGCCTTCCTCGCCGTGGCCGGCTTCAACTCCTTCGGCCTGCTGCCGCAAGCGCTGCTGCAGCAGATCATCGCGCTGGACAATCTGCTGTTGGCCGCCGCGATGGCCGCGCTGGGCGTCACCACCCACGTCTCGGCGATACGCCAGGCCGGCGCCAAGCCGCTATTGCTGGCCAGCGCGCTGTTCGGCTGGCTGATCGTCGGCGGCGGCCTGATCAACGCCGGAGTGCTGGCCCTGCTGCACTGA